AAGATAAAGATATATTTGTATTTGAAGATATAACGCCGCAGGCGCCTGTGCATATTTTGGTAGTGCCGAAAAAACATATCTCAACGATACTTGAGGCAGGGCCAGAGGATAATGAGCTGATAGGAAAGATGTTCCAGGCTGCAAACAGGATAGCGAGGGAGAAGGGCATTGACGAAAGAGGCTTCAGGCTCGTCATGAACTGCAACCGGGAGTCAGGCCAGACCGTCTTTCACATACATCTTCACATGCTTGGAGGCAGGCCTATGCACTGGCCGCCGGGGTAAGAAGTGCTTAAGAAAATCTACCGCACTCTCTACAAATCCTTCGGCCCGCAGCACTGGTGGCCGGGTGACACGCCTTTTGAGATAGCTGTAGGCGCAATACTGACTCAGAATACGAACTGGGGAAATGTTGAGAAGGCGATCAGCAATATAAAAAGACAAAAGGCGTTAAACGCAAAAAAACTTCACGAGATGCCGCATGAAGAGCTTGCCTCATTAATAAAACCTTCAGGCTACTTTAATGTAAAAGCAAAAAGGCTTAGAGGCTTTTTGTCATACCTTACTTCTAATTACGGGGGAAGTATGGCAAGGATGCGTAAAAGAGTCCTGCCCATGCTC
This genomic stretch from Nitrospirota bacterium harbors:
- a CDS encoding histidine triad nucleotide-binding protein, giving the protein MDCLFCKIIKGLIPSKKVYEDKDIFVFEDITPQAPVHILVVPKKHISTILEAGPEDNELIGKMFQAANRIAREKGIDERGFRLVMNCNRESGQTVFHIHLHMLGGRPMHWPPG
- a CDS encoding endonuclease III domain-containing protein, yielding MLKKIYRTLYKSFGPQHWWPGDTPFEIAVGAILTQNTNWGNVEKAISNIKRQKALNAKKLHEMPHEELASLIKPSGYFNVKAKRLRGFLSYLTSNYGGSMARMRKRVLPMLRKELLEVNGIGPETADSILLYALGKPTFVIDAYTKRVLHRHGIVREDATYHEMQELFHNNLPHDVKLFNEYHALFVMAGKHYCKPKPKCEGCPLEKI